A window of Glycine soja cultivar W05 chromosome 2, ASM419377v2, whole genome shotgun sequence genomic DNA:
CATTTGCGAATGGCAGCAGCTAAAAATGTAGCCTTGGCAGCACTTTGTGCTACAAAAATTAAGTCAATGAAGTCGGGGGAATTAGAACATACCTCCACAACTTCTACCCACCATAGTcacaaataattttcaaataaatggtTATATTTAACTGACATAGAATATACAAGTGAAACAAGTATTATTAATAACTATAAAGCATTAACTAGGTGATGATAAAAAGTATAACCTGCAATGTGAATCAGATCTGCATAGGAAATGGATCCACCTTTGGAATCTGAGTCTATTTCCTTTTTGGCTTCCTCTAATAAATTCAAGGCTGCTGAAAGCCCTGTATTTTCTGGTCTACCTATTTCTGAGCTTCAGgcagaattagaaaaataaaaaggagaaaaaattatgattattactTATTAGTAAGTAATGAAGTATAAATTTCTGATGCACACAAGTGAAGGAGACCAGAAATTGCTAGTGAAACTAGAAATTTAAGATACACTACTAATAACTAAGAAGCACAGCttccaaagtaaaaaaaaaaaaaaccaccttctaagaagagagagagagaaaacctAGAAAAGTAAGAGAAATGGATGCAGCAATAACAACCATCTCAGTGTAGCTTATTTAGTAGACAAACTGTTCtataaagagaataaaaaaatccacCTACGGTTATTTGTTAACATCATAGAATGTAAATTATCAAGGGGTTGTTTCGtttgagaaaacattttttgttttcactttatttccttttttcagAAGTTTGTATAGAGAACAATGAAaacaactttttcttttattgtttttagttttcatttcCTGTTTTCACTTTTTCCCATATAAACTTCAGAAAATAGGaaacaaagtaaaaatagaaaatgaaaacaaaatattttctcaaatcaaATGCCCCCTTAGGTTCTATTAGTTATAGAGTACAATCTCATGAATATCAAAACCGAAAAGAAGTACCTGAACCGTATAGAGCCATTTGGACCACCTGATTTTGTTGCCTACAAACTTAAGCATCTGCCAATCAGTACTCATTTTAAATGATGGAAAACAACTATGCCGCAGATGCACACACTTGTGTGTTTTTCTCACCTTATCATAAGTCAAAGCATCATTTAGAGCCAGTGTCAGTAAGGATGGAATAAGATCTGGATTTCCCTGAAAAGAAGTCCTATGTCAAATTAGATTATATCCATAATAGGAGTTGGATAATTGTATAGTCAATTTTTACAGTTAAATGCAAGTCAAATATTATACCTTTATGGCTGTAAAAAGTGTTTCCTTAATCTTAGCTGTAAGAATAGAAAGAACTAACTCAGCTAAGACGAGAGATTAGTTGAATTTGACATGACTAATAGTCACATGAACATGTAGACCTAAAGGATCTTACATTGAAATTCAGAACGCTGTCTGCGCTGTATCAGGTCAGCAGCATTAGCCATTTCAACAAGAGATCCGGAGCTTCCAATTAATTCCTGAAAACAGATACAACTGACCAAAACTCATCATCACATCAATCTTATTCACTAAGTACTTATTGCATTAGATACTCAAAAGAACAATGATGCTATACGAAAACAGAAACAAAAGGAGGCAACAAATATGAAGAGCCACTGGATTCCATGTTGACTGTAAAAATTTGGATTAATCACGAGGCAAAACTAATGGTGCAACATGTTAGCCTTCCTACTTGAACTACTTTGTGATGATAACATACAACttagaacaaaagaaaaaaacacacacacataaaactTGATGGCATTTGCTAATTTCACTTGGACTTTGTCCTGAGACTTAGTCGTGCAAGGTTTTGCAAAATTATCTCTAAATAACAGAAGATGAAATGCTGGAAGTGATGGGAAGAAGAGGTGTTCGTTTGTTCAAGGATGAGCTAGTGCAATCTTGAGATTCTTGACGTACAAATCCTTAAAGAGAATTGAAGGTATATCagatttgttttataataaatgaaacAGGGATCTTTTCAAAGACAACCGCTGGACCTATCTGTAGAAGATTATATTACATAACAAAATTGCAAAGAAAAATGCCTAAGAAGTAAATCTACTTAAGAGTCAATGACTTTGTGCTGATATGAGTTGCTGcaatttttttgtctaaaaccACTTAGATGAGACACTTGAAAAGGTTATGCACTATCTTAATCCAAATGAGTCTAGAGCCTAGTGGAATGTCTCAAACACTTCCAAAAGATCTTGTAATGTTCAAATATTGTAATAAAAAGTGAGGCACCCAGATCAATAAGCTATCTTTTGGAAAATATCTCATTAGTCATTAAAGGACAGgcttttcatttgaattttgtccTTGTGCAGTGATAAAATGAATGCTGGAATGACTGCATTTTCTATAAATGGTCAGCTCCTTGGACAGGATAAAAACTAactagacaattttatttttttccacaaTAAAGCTTCCTTGAAGAGTCAATCTTCTTGTACTCATTCAGTTAGTTAGTTGAATGCATTTACACTAAAAGAGAGTGTTCAATCTTTCTTAATCTCTTGTAAAGTTGAGTGTGGGTGTTTAATCAAGCATGTATGATATAGATTGAGTTATTATCTAGTTAACTATTATTTAGGgattttggttaagtttagaTTTAAGAATTTTGTCTCGTCTTTTGATTTGATtagtttagattttattttttcggatattatttgatttgttgGTCTATGTATCATAAACCTCAACCAGCTTTGGTTATTGAATGATATTTGATGTTTCCATATGTAGAGTGTATCTGAAATTGGGTTCAAGAAGCACTCAGCCCTAGAGGAGTACTCTAGGTTTAGCAGGAGAGCActcttggatttgttttccATTCTATTCCATATCAGTCAGAGCTAGGGATATTGGTTCGAGAGTGACCGCGGGGCTAACTGTGAAGAGTTATGGTGCAACTAATTGTTAAGGCTAGATGATTCAAAGACTACTAAGTTATTAGATAGTGGAAAAACCTCACATTGggtggggactagatgtagccTCCATGTTAGAGATCAAACCTGCATAAAAATCCTTGTGCAAGAACTTTCTTCCATTTCCCtctcattttttgtttgattggtTGCTCTTGTTTGTTGTTAgttgaaattttcatttttgttttctgacATCTGATATCTCATATTGCGCAGATAAGAAGCTACTTGTCAGCCATCTGTCTTTTATCAGTGGTGTCTTGCTGTGTTAAACATCTTGTAGGTATATGAGCTACCTAACTGACATCTGAATCATGTTAATTACTTTGTTATTAAGTGACTCATTCTCTACATAAGCTAAAGCTATATTATAGTAACCAGTATTACACTTACAGCTAGTTTTTTGCATATATAATTAATCCATTAAAATCATAGGTGTTGGGGCAAATGAAATAGATATCCCTGGGTCATTTTAGCCTTTTTGGTAATATTGTTGCAGTAACTCTTAAGGTTCATCATCACCAAGCAAAGAAAATTTGACAGAGCTTCAAATAtggaaaggaaaagaaacaGAGAACAAAATAAAGATAACATTGTTTCAAGACCAGAATTAACATTTGCAAGCATAACAATcccaccaatgttaagtgagaaCAAATTTCCTACTAGTGAATTCATGTAAAAAACATGAAATCATAAGAACATGAACTTAATAGTTGTACAAATAATGATTCTGTTTATATTAGTAAAGCATATTCATCAGATGGAAAgggtaaaaacaaataaaaagagaaaaactttattataaaattgtagCAGAATGGCTCTTACCAGGCCAACGGTTGCCCCGGCGCATTTGAGAACATCTCTCCTTCTCCAATGGAACGGCTCTCCATCACTAACATCGCTTATGGTTTTATTACAACAAATGGACACCTAAGAACACATTGAATAAACAAAGGTTATAACTTATAACTGACTTAACGACAAGTAAGAAACACTCTATAAGTTATAATGATCGAGTATTGGAGATATAAGGTAGATTCAATGGTTAAGGGAGAAGGAAAGACGAGAAACGTCACGGGTTTCATCCTCTCTGTTAACAAAACTAGCATTCTAGCAAACTAACATTTGGCGATAAAAAAATGGAGTATTTCTTTGTCATATCAATGCAAAATTCCATAGCCATTTCCCATAATTCATTCACAATGCGACATAACAGCATCCATGAACTTGCATGATTTGCAACTGCATTGTACGTGTGTTAAGAGACACAAGTAAAGCAAAGTGGAAACTTACTGAACGAGGTTGGTATCTGGCGGAGGGTGGTGTATCATAAGCAACGAGTGGAAGCAGAGAAGGGCAAGTTGAGAGGAAGGAGACACCCATTGCTGCAATGCAATCACAACTATTTTTGTTTGGTgtcgaaagagagagagagagatgcaaAAGCAGAAAAGTGGAAGCTTTTCAAGTTATGTGGTGGAGTGTACAAGGTCACACATGAACATGATATACTTTATCCAGAGAAATCTGTAACTATTGGATTGTCTCATATCTGACCCAATCCTCACAAATATTTTACCCAAACTATGTTACTGCCGACTAAAATCACTAAACTTAGTCTTAGACTATGTAGCAAAATAGTACCAAAGACTTCACACATCATATTAAcatatttcattcttttttaatattttatttctagaaaattaaaaataatgggtGTGTGttgaaatatatgtttttattttatattaaaaaaatgtaaaataagatttcaatttttatgcttgatataattctttttacaaTGTAAGCAAATCAGAAATATTAATATGACTACTTACATAATTTCCAATGGTATTCATATAAATAATTCTGTTTATGTGactttaattttaagtaatttaatttattttctttgcaatagatatttttattaataaattgtttaactcactaatattatatttttctctcttatatttaatattaactcATTATCAATAGTTGtttgtataaataattttttctaattttaagaaattcaagatCGCATGTGacacattaaaataatattttttttagtgagaTGAATCAAAAGTATAatctctccttctttttttctcccttcACCACTATATCAACCTTATAACTCTTTAAACAACTCATGATTAATAGTTACATGTATAAACAACTCTCTAATTTTAAGAAACTCAATATCAGATATGacatatcaaaatcatattttttttaattaacttataaaGCAATTCGcattataaatgttttaaaataattatcataaaaattaataaatttatattttatttaggatattttatccaaataaatTCTTTACGTCAACTTTTTGCCCTTGATGAAATAATTTTCAGTAGAAACACTTTTAAGAGcttttatcaaaatcaaaagctAATAGTAAAACTTAATTGTTCAAACATCATTATCCGTGTTTGGTTGCGAGAAAGAAAAACTAGGAAATGAAAGGGAATAAGtggtaaaagaaaaagagaaaaatgtgagaaataaagtgaaaataaaaattatttgattaaagaaaaataactacTTAAGAAGATACACAAATAAACTTAGGATATTCTTTGACCAACActtaaagattaattattaaaggtattaaaattcatttaaaagattaatttttttaacatatgttattatttcatatacataaatttggaaattcaacttttaatttCATACTTACGAAGCACGACTCTCTACCAACTATATCACGTCATATTAGTGAAAAAAACTTATTCCTTATATCAATAGAAAAactcctatttttttaaagtcgGACTCAAcaaaactttaattaaaaaattgaaaaaggtgaaatatatttttatttttttaaaagaaaaggtgaaataattaaaaatgcacCTATAATTTATCAAACATTTTGGCCACGAATTTTGTGTTTCAAATATTTGAATTGTGTACCATGTTagtctttaaatattttgtcatcaaattagttttctaaaaatctaaaatgttTCCATATTTAACTGAagtaaatatattgaaaaactaCTTTAATGACATTATAATATGaactaatttaatgataaaatccttgaaaaattaagataatgtaaaaaataacttatttttttttaaaaaaaaacttcttaaaaaactcatttagtgactatttttttaaaagagtaaTGCAATGATGCATGTAATGAAATTGAAGATTATTTAAACAATTAACTACAAATATATAAACTAATTGAAATTTCATGACCTTAATTAAGTCGACATTTAATACTAATTCTTACTTACAAACTCATCCTAGTAAagctttaatttcaattattttttttataccaaacCACACAAAAATACTGTCACTAAATTACGTCCTTAATATTAACAAAACATAATCCGAATGAAAAAGACCACGGCATAGTGGCAGAGTGTCACTGTACAAAACACTGAGAAAAGCCAAAAACCATACCAAATACAGCATTTAAATCCGCTTTTGCTGTCTTTTCATGCCCTTCGATTTCAACTCACCAAACCAAAACACACTCATCACTGTCTCTCACAACCCCAACAAGTGTTCATCCCCAGAGATTAACACTAGTGCTGCGAACAAACCAACAAATTtcatgttttcttcttcttctttttcttcttcccctaATTGAGTcttttattatcataatttttatttaataagggtCTTAATTAACTTTTGGCTTAAATCAGTGACCCAAACAAAAGTGAGAGAGTGGAATGCAGAAACGCAAGTGGATTCCGTTGGCGGTGCTGAGAAAGTTGCTAATTGCGGCCATATGCTCCATAGCGTTTGTGGCTCTCTTCTCTGTTCGCGTACACATTATTCCTTCTTCTAAAGATCACAGGTTCAACGACAAGATCTCAacggtttgtttgttttttctttcttttttgttattcaTTTCCCTCATTACCCTcattaaattaaagaagaatGTTTAGGGTCATATTGCTATACCAGGttctttgattttgtttagGGAGTTCCTTGGTGCTTTCCAacagttattatttttattatgcagAATAacctattattaatttatgggTATAATTTGGGcttattttagggtttttcTGTTGTCACTGTTATTTTCAGTACTTTGTTGACTTAAAGAAGACTTAGACTTCCATTAGAGTAACCAATCTTAAAAACTGGAGATATAAGGCGGGTTGGATGGTTAAGGGATAAGAGAAGAGGGGAAAGGTCCGTGTTCAATTTCCTGCTAACAAAACTAAAATTCTAACAAACTAATCTGTAATATTTGTTGCGGATTGGATTTTGTTTTTgggaaattttgtttttggtgatGTTGATTGCTACCTGACTAATGTTActgatttttgaggttttcatttgtttttcaaattttgacaGACTCAGGATCCACAAAGCTGGACGCGGGAGCTCGCACCACCCCATTTATCCAAAGCTCCACTTCCTACTCCCAAGGTTTTGTGCTTCATGTCAACAGTCAAGTAACTGATTTGGTGGTCTCGTATGTTTGGATGCTTAGAAAATGTGATAAAGAAACAGAATCATGTACATTTTAAGCAAAAATGAGCTTCATACTAAACGTGTTTTTATTCGTTTATTTATGTGATGTGAGAAAAGTGCACCCCAAAATGGGGTGTATGGGATAGAAGAAAAAGAgggatagaaataaaaaaagaaaaagaagggagaAAGTGATGGAAAGTGAAGATAGAGATTGAAAGGAAATGAGGTGGAAGAAGAAATAGAAGAGAATTTGGTTTTGCTCATTGTTAATGTTTATGAAATCTCATCTGATGTGTAATTATGTGACTTTAAACTTAATTGATTTAGTTTTAGCACATGTCTAGAGGCAGTTGGTGTATCATGTATGTaggaagatatatatatatatatatatatatatatatatatatatatatatatatatttaaattatacatCATTCATGTTTTCGCTCCTTGTGATTTGACAGTTGAGTGGTTCAAGAGGGAATTTTGATTACCAGAAGCTGTGGAAGACTCCATCAAATCATGGGTTTCTGCCCTGTACAAACCCTACACCTAATTACACCAGTAAGGAACTTAGACTTTCCTTGTAGGCTGCAACTTGCAAGTATGAATTGTTTTGGTACTTTGAGTAATAAATGTTTATTCAGCTCCTGCCGAATCGCGAGGATATCTTTTAGTTCATACAAATGGCGGGCTCAACCAAATGCGTTCTGGGGTCTGACCTCTCTCTCACACTCTAAATTACTCATACATGGAATAttgaatttttcaattttggatGTCCAATTCCATTGTTTGCTGAAGATTTGTGCCCTTTGCTGCAGATATGTGATATGGTAGCAGTAGCTCGAATCATAAATGCCACTCTTGTAATTCCAGAACTTGATAAAAGGTCATTTTGGCAAGATACTAGGTATTTTTCAATTCTGCcctttactattattttttcatttatgtctTCTCTCTCTGTATTGGATATCacttaattgaattttataattttattttcagcaaTTTCTCTGATATTTTTGACGAAGAGCATTTTATGAATTCTCTAGCTAATGATGTAAAAATCATTAAGAAACTTCCCAAAGAATTGGTTAATGCAACCAGAGTGGTCAAGCAATTCATAAGCTGGTCTGGCATGGATTACTATGAGAATGAGATTGCTAGCTTGTGGGAAGATTACCAAGTATGTATGTTGGAAGTTATTGTTTTATACAGTTTTGTGTTTCTGTTTATTTGCCTTATTTCATACATATTCTGCAAtcatctaattaattataacaCCTTAAGGTTATTCGAGCTTCCAAATCTGATTCACGATTAGCAAACAACAATCTACCTCCAGACATTCAGAAGCTTCGCTGCCGGGCTTGTTATGAAGCACTTCACTTCTCTCCTCTCATTGAACAAATGGGAAAAGTATTTAAAGAGATCTCAACTCTTATtggtttctttgtttttaatctCCTACTTGAGCTAGTactttaggatttttttttttcattatttaatatattttgggtCCGTGTAGTTGTTGGTGGAGAGGATGAGGTCATTTGGTCTCTATATTGCATTGCATTTGCGTTATGAGAAGGATATGCTCGCATTTAGTGGGTGCACCCATGATTTATCTCTAGTTGAAGCTGAAGAGCTACGGTTGATCAGGTATGGAACTATGATACTTCAAATTGCTTAATTGAATCTCATGTCTTTTCTCATATATGATGTTTGAAAATTATCACATGCCAATCATGTAGAGAGAACATTTCCTATTGGAAAATAAAGGACATTGATCCAATAGAACAGAGGTCCAAAGGGCTTTGCTCCTTAACTCCAAAGGAAGTTGGGATTTTTCTTACCGCTCTCGGATACCCATCAACAACTCCAATATATATTGCTGCTGGAGAGATATATGGGGGCGAGTCCCACATGGCTGAACTGCATTCCCGATATCCATTGTTGATGAGCAAGGTAAGGAATTGCAATACTGTGTTTCAATATATTGTTGACATTTGATATAGCCTACTAATCATATTTAGTAGATGAAGTTTGGTCAAACATTGGTATTTTCTGTATCTACTATCTAATCAAGATCAACTTGTAACTTAGGTTGATAATGTATTGACTaataattgatgtttttttgGGGGAAGTTTATATAATGTCATGTTCTCctcccttttatttttgttgaaaagAAAGTAGTGTTAAAAGGTTAAGATGTTTTGACATGGaaacctaaaataaaaagattgccCCTTCCCACATTGTTTAAATGTATGGGGACTTGGGAGCTACATCATAAGTAGGACACTGCATGTTTAGTAACATATAGTGTTTGGTTAAGCTCATCTGGTCATGTCTctattaaattacataaatgcTGTCATGATTTCGATCAGAGGTTTCTATTTGATAGGGAGGAAAACTCTAAAAGTAGGCACTGACCTTTTGGCAAGAAGTCTAAATTGCCTGGGGTTAATGCATTATGAGCAAACAATTTCTAGAGTATTCTACTAATACAATGCTAAAAAGCACCTGGGTTGAGCTGGATTGTAAAGGGCTAATTATCATAACTTTTCTGTTATTGTGGAAACTACTGAAAAGTGATTGCTCCATTATTGATGATTacaaaacttttttctttcctcctccTTGGG
This region includes:
- the LOC114394950 gene encoding O-fucosyltransferase 7-like, which translates into the protein MQKRKWIPLAVLRKLLIAAICSIAFVALFSVRVHIIPSSKDHRFNDKISTTQDPQSWTRELAPPHLSKAPLPTPKLSGSRGNFDYQKLWKTPSNHGFLPCTNPTPNYTTPAESRGYLLVHTNGGLNQMRSGICDMVAVARIINATLVIPELDKRSFWQDTSNFSDIFDEEHFMNSLANDVKIIKKLPKELVNATRVVKQFISWSGMDYYENEIASLWEDYQVIRASKSDSRLANNNLPPDIQKLRCRACYEALHFSPLIEQMGKLLVERMRSFGLYIALHLRYEKDMLAFSGCTHDLSLVEAEELRLIRENISYWKIKDIDPIEQRSKGLCSLTPKEVGIFLTALGYPSTTPIYIAAGEIYGGESHMAELHSRYPLLMSKEKLASIEELEPFSNHASQMAALDYIVSIESDVFIPSYSGNMAKAVEGHRRFLRRGRTVSPDKKALVHLFDKLDQGIITEGKKLSNRIIDLHRRRLGSPRKRKGPISGTKHMDRFRSEEAFYANPLPDCLCQTET
- the LOC114394932 gene encoding thylakoid lumenal 29 kDa protein, chloroplastic-like isoform X1, coding for MGVSFLSTCPSLLPLVAYDTPPSARYQPRSVSICCNKTISDVSDGEPFHWRRRDVLKCAGATVGLELIGSSGSLVEMANAADLIQRRQRSEFQSKIKETLFTAIKGNPDLIPSLLTLALNDALTYDKATKSGGPNGSIRFSSEIGRPENTGLSAALNLLEEAKKEIDSDSKGGSISYADLIHIAAQSAAKATFLAAAIRKCGGKEEKGKTLYNAYGSNGQWGLFDRQFGRADAQDPDPEGRVPLWEKASVQEMKDKFVAVGFGPRQLAVLSAFLGPDQNATETLLASDPDVAPWVQKYQRSRETVSQTDYEVDLITTFTKLSTLGQQINYEAYTYPPPKIDITKLKL
- the LOC114394932 gene encoding thylakoid lumenal 29 kDa protein, chloroplastic-like isoform X2; this encodes MLVMESRSIGEGEMFSNAPGQPLACCICFQELIGSSGSLVEMANAADLIQRRQRSEFQSKIKETLFTAIKGNPDLIPSLLTLALNDALTYDKATKSGGPNGSIRFSSEIGRPENTGLSAALNLLEEAKKEIDSDSKGGSISYADLIHIAAQSAAKATFLAAAIRKCGGKEEKGKTLYNAYGSNGQWGLFDRQFGRADAQDPDPEGRVPLWEKASVQEMKDKFVAVGFGPRQLAVLSAFLGPDQNATETLLASDPDVAPWVQKYQRSRETVSQTDYEVDLITTFTKLSTLGQQINYEAYTYPPPKIDITKLKL